The DNA region TGATGTCCCCCTAAGATGATTTGCCACTTCAAAACACAGAGCAAACTAAGAAAAAGATTGACACTGcttgtataaatatttaattttaactaGACTCGTTTTGTGTTATCTGCAATTATTGTGTATTTCCAGAAACTGACTGGCACACAGCTGTTATCTAAGTGATCTTAACTGACAAGCAAATGCCTATCAATGCAGCTCTGAGCTTACTGGCAGATCAGACAAGGCTCTATCAAGTGTAGAGGCCTGACCCGTAGTTTTTACTATAATTGTATATCTCCCTCTAGTGTTCATTTCTTTGCCTGCAACACATTTCTACACCAAATGTGTCATGATGAAAATGTCTTCTTGCAACTGCTCTGGGGTACTTACTAGGAGAGACTGGAgatattttcaacactttttgtaTTTCTCAGAGACTTTTATGGAATACAAAAAGTTTACAAAAGCAGGCTCACCCAGATGATAAACACTAGGTGCCTGGCAAAAGATCATGTAAAAGACGGAAAAACAGATATTATTAAATTTACATACCATTTAAACATCATTACATATCACATATGGTTCACAATATTTATGTGAATGGAAGAAGACAGATGTTGCAACTGACCCTAACCCTGGGGACAAATGCAACatgttaaagaaataattaaatttcatgATTAACTTGTGCTTTTTCCCCTAAAAAGCATAGTTTGCTGAAATTAGGTTGTACAATGATGTTATAATGTTATTAATTTCTACAATAACATcgtatttatcttttttttagtataatTTAACAAATTCCTGTCAGTAAAGCAATTACTGTGTCTTGTTTGTGGGAAATCCCTCTGTTAAGAAACATCTTCCTCAATCCAGAcatactgaaaacaaacaagctaaATTCCTATTACTATTTACTAACGGAGAATTACAATAATGAAGTTGcaataatatgaaataatgaaatcatCACATGATTACATTAACTCTAATGATTATGGAACTCACAACTAACTTGTTACTCACTCATTTGCATATACAAATGTAGGTTATACATTTTAACTgggtatgtgtatatatgtatctGTCACCTCTTTAGCATGTTTCTGATTGGAGGAATAAGAGCTGTTTAAGCATCCCATGTTGCAACCATCCCCACTCTCCCCTACTAGCAACAAtactgtgtgtgttgcagtgatttaaatttttcttcATAATGTCCACATGCAGATACAGTACAAACAAAGAGGGGACCTTACACCAATATACAAGAAGGTTTTTATTGATGTGGTATCAATACAATCAAGTACTGTAGATTTTGTATAAGCAGACAAACATTTTCAATCAAAAAGAGTGCATTTTATACCCAAATTCTATTGCATAGAGTGCACGCAATAGCCTAGTATGACAAAAATCCTCTAAGTTGATACATTGTACATTACgcaaatagaaaataaaagtccaCAAATAATCCTTCACAAACAACTCTAGAATGCTAACTACACGTTGTAAATGCTCTTAACTCATCAATGCTGTTAAATACCATTTATACGTTCTAGGCTTCGGTGGTCGGTTTTGGCATCCCTATTAAATTatcataaatgtataaatacatcTTCATTAATTCCATGTGCAAATGGGAATGGCCGTTTGTATTTattgaaactaaaacaaacaaatatccCTTAAGAACCGAAgcaaggcttttttaaaaaaaatcttttttttttctttttcttttgtttctttaaaagaaaaacaaaaacaacacttcaaAGCATTTTGTGATCGGGGCGGTACATGGATCTTACTTGTTAAATGATTTGCACACAGGGCAAACTCTGAACATGAGTGACATTGTGTACAACATAAGGACAGAGAGTTATAGCCACATGTAACTCACATCACCATTAATTGTGACGAAAAATAGAAGgcgaccaaaaaaaaaaaaaaaaggcaacatacagtacataacGAGCCTTGGACTGTCTTGTAGACtcacacaataataatgaaatgtaGCAGTTGTAGTTGTGTTCATGTTATGAAATGGAAAGAGCGAGGGCAAGTGCATTGTTTGCATTACATAGATGTAAAATACTGATTAGGCACTGCTTTTCCAGAAGAGTTACTGTTTATGTATAGTGATGATTAATAGAAACTGTTGAAAATCAGTATACATTCATTCTGATGCAAAGCTCAACATTTGGCACAATCATGTACATTGACATCCTCCATCAAGGTGTAAGGTAGTCCTTAATTCAGTGTAATGAAAGCATTTTGGCAGCATAACTGGGATTTTGTTTAAGCTGAGGCATGTAAAGGCGCAAAGTTGTTATGATAAGCGTAGACTTCTcaaattttgcccaaatgtctATCTCCTCTCCTTTGTAACTGCAACCACTTCACCAgaatgtcttattttgttcGTGACTTGGTGCAAGTCAAAAGTTATTGCACACCAGTATGCCACagaattatgttttatgtttagtaaatgttttcatcttttatcaTTATATCAGTTTCTCTGTCTCCCATCTATTCATGATATAACTTGTTCCCTTACTTTGCAAAGGCACTGTCACTATGTGGGATagtcttagaaaaaaaacaaaaaacaggccaaaacattttaagtgagATCTCTTGTGGAACATTTACAGGACTGTAAATTATTCCTAATGTTTTGTAACTTCACTTAAGTTTGTTATTATCCTTACAGAAGTTTTCACGACCTGAATGCCAATGGGACAATGAGACacaaccccacacacacacacacacacaagtatattgacacagtgacagagagaagagtaCACCTACtagcatacacatacacacacacacacacacacacacacacacacacacacacacacagcacgtATCTTTAATGCCTCATCCAACAGAAATGAGTAAATACACTGCTCTCACCTCTGGCCCACCACCTCTCCCAGAAATCTGGCAGGGGTTTGTTAAATGTTACACAACCTGCATTTCATAACCAGCCTCTGTCAGTCCCTTTACTTATTTATGGAGTAAATGCAGATTGATTCTCATTTCCGGCTTTGACATCCTTTGCTTCTGAAACATCTTGTCCTCGTAGCCACGGATGTTCCATTAAGTTTAACAATAAATCAGATGTTTTAGACACAACGGTTTAGGGATTAATGGTAACTCTTTTCACTCACAAATGATTCAAATTGCTCTCATTTGCCCAGcataaagtcacacaaaaactgGCCCTGAAGGAAGAAaattaatgggttttttttgtttgtaggGTTCGCACAGACGGGGGCGAGTCATATTTAAGTTCGAAAGTTCTTTTTCAAGCACTCATTGtcatgtaataataaaattgttttcTCCACAAAAATCTGTTGTaagaaaattgtgcaaattcGTAAACGGAGCAAACGTGCTACTGGGGcctaaaatcaatttattattaaataactgCTGCTTATGTACCGCCAAATTACAGATTGAAACTCGCATCAACGGTTGACGTTGCTCAGCCATTGGTGTGCGACATCCTGGTGCCCACTATTTACGGGTGTTTACCGACCATTTGGTGCCAATAAGGAATTAGCAGATAATTGAAACCGAAGCTGTAAGACGAttatctaatttaaaaaagaagaaaaaaatatgctgttCTTCTCTCACTTATGTTCAAGTACTTCTTAAAGgaccaggttaaaaaaaaagtctgtttttcaaGGCATTCCAGGACTTTCTGAGTGTCGAATTCAAGTACTTCAAGCACCTTGTACGAACCCTTTGTCATCCATTTGAATCCCTATTTTCTTAAGCAATTATAGCATCTGCACAGATGTTGCAATACATGGCCAGAATGGGGCTTTCGTAGTTTGGCGGTACAGACTGTTCACTCGCAATGTTAATGTGATACTGATTTATTAATAGGTAGTATACCATGAGAAAGCAGTGATGTCATTGTCAAAGAGTCTGAGGAGGATTCCTGTGACAGGGTGATAGAATTGGCAGTGCAAATGGGAAAAATCAGATCGATACAAGGAAGAGGGGCCATCGATCCAGCTGGAGTTTTGTCCTTATTATCCATTTTGCAGTTGCTCTCAGTATCTATTCTATGACATGTAAACATTGACTGCATGCATACATAATGTCCTTAATTAATATcgtcctgaaaaaaataattaaaaaaggcaTTATCCGCTTTAAAAGGGCAGTTAAACTTTACAATGCTAATACTGTGAGGTCATTAACTCTTGGATTGTATTTATTGGTTTGCATTTCCGGACAGCTCAATAAATTATAAGAAAGataaagatcattttaaattgtCACCGACTAAATTCagaaagaagcagagaaaaaagcATCCTACAGATGCCAACTAATTGTCAAAATATATATCTCACTCTACAAACAAAGATTTAATCCCattaataattttaacattGTTTAGAGTACCAAAAGggtcaaacaaaaagaaatgtgaaaagtaTTGGTACTACAACACCAAATGccttgttttgctgttgtttgtctatattttctgtgttgtgtCATTGCTCTTTAGGTCAATATTCACTGTTTAAATAAGATCACAACAGGGACGTGACTGCAGCCAGAGGAACCGATCACCCCTCAGGGTCTGGTGATGTCAGAGCATGTGGGCAGGATGTGCAGTCACACGGGAAGGTCTGTTACTAGCACATTACAAAGTAAGGCACTTAATAGTCTGAATccgaaaaacaacaacaatgatgaCAAGGaccaaataataacaataaaattatgacaatataataattaaaataatataagcaaaaaaaacaaaaaaacaaacaaaaaaaaaaaacaccaacataaaatacaacccaaaacacacatttgaagGACACTGAAACAAAGAGCACAGTATGAAATTCCTACCCCTGTCTTTTAAAACTTTCCATATTTCGTTCACAAAGTTTCTTTCGGTGATGTTGCTGAGCATGAGACATATAAAGATGATTGCAGTAATATTGAGAATCCTATGGGTTTTGCGTTTCTGTTATGGCTGCAGGTATTTTAGGTTTAAGGCTGCTCTGAGGTGCCAATACAGGAACATGTTTGAATGAAAGGACAGGGTTATGTGGGACAGAGCAGGAATCCTGAGAAGGAGGAGTGGATGTACTCGGTAGAATAGAGGCCGTTTGCCTGATCTGACGGCATCTGGACCCAAACCTGGTCACCCTCCTTCAGCTCCAGGACAGCACTACCAGACGCCTGGTCCATGTAGCCTTTCTTGTATTCGTCATAGGTGTAAGTGGCTGGTACATTGTTCTTGTACAGAGCCACCCACAGGCTAGTTCCCTTTACATGCATGTGGTACGCAAAGTAGTAGACACCAGATAAAGGAGCAGTGAACATGCCAGTAGCGGAGCTGTAGGCGTTTTGCCCGTTGTACAGGGTCCTGTCAAATTTGATTGGCAtggcagagggagggaaaggTGTGGTGAGGATGGCTGTGAAGGCCGGGGCCACGGAGGCAGAGAGTGGGACTTGACTGTATGCAGGCCCCTTCCTGTCCCCTGGTACTTCATCCCCTTCCAGCTGCGAATCAGTTGGCCCTGCAATAACTGTTTGGCCATTTCCTGGAGGGCCAGGGGGCCCGGGTGGGCCAGGTGGGCCGGGGTTACCATTAAGACCAGCAGGGCCTGGTTTACCTGGAGGACCCTGAGGACCTATAGACCCCTTTTCTCCAAGCTTACCCAGTCCTGGAAGCCCTGGAAGTCCAGCCTCACCCTTCGGGCCAGGGACGCCCTGAGGCCCCATGGGACCCATGGGCCCCTGTAGACCAGGAATGCCTGACTGACCCCTGGGGCCTGGAGTCCCTATAAACCCTGTTTCACCTTTAGGCCCTGGAGCTCCTGTCAGCCCTGGATTTCCAGGCAGACCGATGTGCCCTGCCTCACCCTTGGGTCCAGGTTTTCCAATAGGACCATTAAGCCCAGGGATGCCTTTTTCCCCAGGGATGCCAGGTTTTCCAAAGGCTCCACTAGGGCCTTGGTCACCTCTGAGGCCAGGAAGTCCTGGAGGGCCCTGGGGCCCTGCCTCTCCCTTCTGTCCTGGCAGCCCATGTTTTCCAGGGAGTCCCATTGGGCCTTGAAGTCCTGGTGGTCCTGATTGTCCATCAAGGCCCGGTTCACCAATTGGGCCCACCATTCCTTGCTCCCCTTTGTCCCCTGGAAGACCAGGCAACCCACCGTGGCCCTTGTCTCCTTTTGGCCCACTCAGACCAGGTTTTCCATAACCAGGAGTCCCAGGAAATCCAGGAGAACCTCTGGACCCTGGCTCACCTTTTGGACCTGATGGACCTGGTCCTCCAGGCAGTCCGTCCAGCCCAGGCTTCCCTATCCCAACTGGTCCTGGTAGACCTTGTAGACCTGGAGCCCCAGGCTCTCCTGGTTCTCCTTGTCCCCCATCAGGTCCTTGATCACCTTTAGGACCAGGAAGTCCAGGCAAACCTTTTAGTCCCGGTTTGCCTATACCTGGAAGACCAGGTGGTCCTGAACTGCCTTTTAGCCCAGGAGGGCCCCTTAAACCCGTAGGCCCTGGCTTCCCATTTCCATTCTCGCCCTTAAGCCCCCGCTCACCTGGTGGGCCAGAAAGACCCTTAATTCCTGGTTCCCCCCGAGCTCCAGGGGGGCCTCTGATGCCTGGAAGTCCAGGTTTCCCATTCAGAGACAAGCCAGCTGGGCCAGGGAGGCCGGGCTGGCCTGGAGCACCTCTAGGACCTGGTTCACCACGTGGGCCAACCTCACCATTAAGCCCTGGCATCCCCTTTGGCCCAATCTTTCCTGGGAGACCTGAAAGTCCAGGCTTACCAATGCCTGGAAAACCAGGAGGCCCCTGAGGGCCTGGTTGGCCATTGAGACCCGGCTTGCCCAGTCCAGGTTTTCCTGGAAGCCCTGCTGGCCCAGGGGGACCTCTTGGTCCAGGTTTCCCTTGGGGGCCTGGTTCCCCCTTGATTTCCATCATGGGTGGCATATCTAGAAAAAGAGGAGATCATGTTGTTAGTATAATAACgtatttcaaacaaaaagaaagcagaTCAATAAGTTTATAACATAtgaaggggtgtgtgtgtgtgtgtgtgtgtgtgtgtgtgtgtgtgtgtgtgttgtgtattgaACGCATttagagcaaaacaaaaaaaaaaattcaaattgctTTAGGTCAAAgcttaatataaaaaaatatagaagacactcaataaaaaaaaaaataagagaagcaATTCCTATCGACGCTGCAACCAGCTGCACCCACAGCTGCTGCGCCATTAGAGGTAAATTTGGTAACCAACTGTTTTTGACTTGGCAGATACTGCTTCATCATCACGTAATAATTAAAGATGGTGGAAACCTGGACTTCACACATAATTGCCATTTAGCGGTAAGGGTGTCAGGTTTGTAAAATAActatgaaataaaagaaaagacaatgaaTCATCGC from Plectropomus leopardus isolate mb chromosome 18, YSFRI_Pleo_2.0, whole genome shotgun sequence includes:
- the col8a2 gene encoding collagen alpha-2(VIII) chain, translated to MPVTMLLAPVCVLLMLGARALAGGYPPMPHMKYMQPMMKGPIGPPFREGKGHYVDMPPMMEIKGEPGPQGKPGPRGPPGPAGLPGKPGLGKPGLNGQPGPQGPPGFPGIGKPGLSGLPGKIGPKGMPGLNGEVGPRGEPGPRGAPGQPGLPGPAGLSLNGKPGLPGIRGPPGARGEPGIKGLSGPPGERGLKGENGNGKPGPTGLRGPPGLKGSSGPPGLPGIGKPGLKGLPGLPGPKGDQGPDGGQGEPGEPGAPGLQGLPGPVGIGKPGLDGLPGGPGPSGPKGEPGSRGSPGFPGTPGYGKPGLSGPKGDKGHGGLPGLPGDKGEQGMVGPIGEPGLDGQSGPPGLQGPMGLPGKHGLPGQKGEAGPQGPPGLPGLRGDQGPSGAFGKPGIPGEKGIPGLNGPIGKPGPKGEAGHIGLPGNPGLTGAPGPKGETGFIGTPGPRGQSGIPGLQGPMGPMGPQGVPGPKGEAGLPGLPGLGKLGEKGSIGPQGPPGKPGPAGLNGNPGPPGPPGPPGPPGNGQTVIAGPTDSQLEGDEVPGDRKGPAYSQVPLSASVAPAFTAILTTPFPPSAMPIKFDRTLYNGQNAYSSATGMFTAPLSGVYYFAYHMHVKGTSLWVALYKNNVPATYTYDEYKKGYMDQASGSAVLELKEGDQVWVQMPSDQANGLYSTEYIHSSFSGFLLCPT